AGCTTCCATGATTCGGACAAAAGGAGAACCCGGTACAGGTGACATCGTTCAAGCCGTTCGTCATATGCGCATGATGAATCAAGAAATACGCCGTATTCAAAATCTTCGCAAAGATGAACTTTATGTGGCTGCCAAGGACTTGCAAGTCCCTGTAGAATTGGTCCAATACGTTCATGAACATGGAAAATTGCCAGTTGTAAACTTCGCAGCTGGAGGTGTTGCAACACCAGCAGATGCTGCGCTGATGATGCAATTGGGGGCAGAGGGTGTCTTTGTTGGTTCAGGTATTTTCAAATCAGGAGACCCTGTTAAACGAGCAAGTGCTATTGTCAAAGCGGTAACCAACTATCATAATCCTCAAATTCTAGCACAAATCTCTGAAGATCTAGGGGAAGCCATGGTTGGAATTAATGAGAATGAAATTCAAATTCTCATGGCTGAGCGAGGAAAATAGATGAAAATCGGAATATTAGCCTTGCAAGGCGCCTTTGCAGAACATGCAAAAGTGCTAGATAAACTAGGAGTCGCTAGTGTCCAAATCAGAAATTTAGAGGATTTTCAACAATATCAGAGTGACTTGTCCGGTTTGATTTTGCCTGGTGGAGAATCTACAACCATGGGCAAACTCTTGCGTGACCAGAACATGTTGATTCCTCTAAGAGGAGCTATTCTCAATGGCTTACCAGTCTTTGGAACTTGTGCGGGCTTAATCTTGCTAGCTAAGGAAATTACTTCTCAGGAAGAAAGTCATCTAGCGACTATGGATATAGTGGTTGAGCGCAATGCTTATGGGCGCCAACTAGGAAGCTTCTATACAGAAGCAGAATGTAAGGGAGTTGGTCAGATTCCCATGACCTT
This window of the Streptococcus sp. D7B5 genome carries:
- the pdxS gene encoding pyridoxal 5'-phosphate synthase lyase subunit PdxS; this encodes MTENRYELNKNLAQMLKGGVIMDVQNPEQARIAEAAGAAAVMALERIPADIRAAGGVSRMSDPKMIKEIQEAVSIPVMAKVRIGHFVEAQILEAIEIDYIDESEVLSPADDRFHVDKKEFQVPFVCGAKDLGEALRRIAEGASMIRTKGEPGTGDIVQAVRHMRMMNQEIRRIQNLRKDELYVAAKDLQVPVELVQYVHEHGKLPVVNFAAGGVATPADAALMMQLGAEGVFVGSGIFKSGDPVKRASAIVKAVTNYHNPQILAQISEDLGEAMVGINENEIQILMAERGK
- the pdxT gene encoding pyridoxal 5'-phosphate synthase glutaminase subunit PdxT, giving the protein MKIGILALQGAFAEHAKVLDKLGVASVQIRNLEDFQQYQSDLSGLILPGGESTTMGKLLRDQNMLIPLRGAILNGLPVFGTCAGLILLAKEITSQEESHLATMDIVVERNAYGRQLGSFYTEAECKGVGQIPMTFIRGPIISSVGEGVEILATVDDQIVAAKEKNMLVTSFHPELTDDARLHQYFINMCKEKS